Proteins encoded by one window of Thermodesulfobacteriota bacterium:
- a CDS encoding Rnf-Nqr domain containing protein, translating to MTSALMVFISAAVVNNLVLAYFLGICPFLGVSKRLDTAVNMG from the coding sequence ATGACCTCGGCGCTTATGGTATTCATATCCGCGGCCGTCGTGAATAACCTCGTCCTGGCCTACTTCCTCGGGATATGCCCGTTCCTCGGGGTCTCGAAGAGGCTCGACACGGCGGTCAATATGGGGC